From the genome of Uranotaenia lowii strain MFRU-FL chromosome 1, ASM2978415v1, whole genome shotgun sequence, one region includes:
- the LOC129754258 gene encoding actin maturation protease gives MSNYPLPPPPPPPSSITLQQNKHPQTTIITKTTASELICDSNNNNNNSYGTNNENKNNNSSPTLIHYQPHLTFSTSGECIWANQYPEIQKACYLRRVCQYARPKELRVQNVASILQVGPTCGLTALSMLFEGSPSTTTLLELAIGKGYSNNGEMFSARQLADLLAIGLQENCHLVEYKPVTHTLQEGNLDSPENVANLRQGSIFLVPYDPDRDHTPCLNQGHKAHWALVVGYLIDQYDEYYVFARHGKTKNMALWSLRDLAHSNANLFEFCQPSGHPEGVFVLPEGGIGGRNGLRNKFIVIENYKAKEEIVL, from the exons ATGTCGAACTATCCTCTTCCGCCGCCGCCACCACCACCGTCATCCATAACTCTTCAACAAAATAAACATCCGCAAACCACGATCATAACAAAGACGACCGCATCCGAATTGATATGTGAtagcaataataataataataatagctaCGGTACaaacaatgaaaacaaaaacaacaacagcagtcCCACCTTGATCCATTATCAACCCCATTTAACCTTCAGCACCTCGGGTGAGTGTATCTGGGCAAACCAATATCCGGAAATCCAGAAAGCATGCTACTTAAGAAGAGTTTGTCAATACGCTCGCCCCAAAGAGCTACGTGTTCAAAATGTGGCATCCATACTACAAGTGGGACCCACATGTGGTTTAACGGCTTTGAGTATGCTCTTCGAGGGCTCCCCGTCTACAACAACTCTTCTGGAATTGGCAATCGGAAAAGGGTATTCAAACAATGGAGAAATGTTCAGTGCCAGGCAGCTCGCTGATTTGCTGGCAATCGGGTTGCAGGAAAATTGCCATCTAGTCGAATACAAACCGGTCACTCATACTCTGCAAGAAGGCAATCTGGACAGTCCGGAAAATGTGGCCAATCTTCGGCAGGGCTCTATATTTTTGGTGCC ATATGATCCGGATCGTGATCACACACCATGCCTTAACCAAGGCCATAAAGCCCACTGGGCTTTAGTCGTAGGCTATCTAATAGATCAGTATGACGAA TATTATGTATTCGCCCGACatgggaaaacaaaaaacatggCACTCTGGTCGCTGCGCGATCTGGCGCACAGTAACGCTAATCTATTCGAATTCTGCCAGCCAAGTGGTCACCCGGAAGGAGTTTTTGTTCTACCGGAAGGAGGCATCGGTGGTCGCAACGGACTTCGTAACAAATTTATCGTTATAGAGAACTACAAAGCAAAGGAGGAAATTGTCCTATGA